A single region of the Pelobates fuscus isolate aPelFus1 chromosome 4, aPelFus1.pri, whole genome shotgun sequence genome encodes:
- the FERD3L gene encoding fer3-like protein has product MMSPTPSVNLCDRFYDFTAFGDGTFSFQEDTSSMSRFEDEETEYEDDLHLCSPLGRPKRKRVITHTQRQAANIRERKRMFNLNEAFDLLRKKVPTFAYEKRLSRIETLRLAIVYISFMTELLKSSEK; this is encoded by the coding sequence ATGATGAGTCCAACTCCAAGTGTGAACCTCTGTGACAGATTTTATGACTTTACAGCATTTGGTGATGGAACCTTTTCATTTCAAGAGGATACCTCTTCGATGTCCAGATTTGAAGATGAAGAAACAGAATATGAGGATGATTTGCATTTATGTTCTCCACTTGGACGACCAAAGCGAAAAAgagtcattacacacacacagcgtcaaGCTGCAAACATTCGAGAGAGGAAGAGGATGTTTAATCTTAATGAGGCCTTTGATTTGCTTCGAAAGAAGGTACCGACATTTGCTTATGAAAAAAGACTTTCCAGAATTGAAACTTTACGTCTAGCAATAGTTTACATATCCTTTATGACTGAACTTCTTAAGAGCTCTGAGAAGTAA